One Telluria mixta DNA window includes the following coding sequences:
- a CDS encoding ammonium transporter, producing the protein MDAFKSGADALFILLGGIMILAMHAGFAFLELGTVRRKNQVNALVKILIDFAVSTIAYFFVGYGIAYGIHFMGATSTLVAKNGYELVKFFFLLTFAAAIPAIISGGIAERAKFHPQMAATALLVGFVYPLFEGIAWNNRFGIQDWLASSFGASFHDFAGSVVVHAVGGWAALPAVLLLGARRGRYTKDGRISAHPPSNIPFLALGAWILTVGWFGFNVMSAQTLDKMNGLVAVNSLMALVGGTLTAFVLGKNDPGFVYNGPLAGLVAVCAGSDLMHPMGALVTGAIAGAIFVVMFTLAQNRWKIDDVLGVWPLHGLCGAWGGIAAGIFGSQALGGLGGVSLASQIVGTLLGVAIAGIGGIIVYGLLKATVGLRLDAEQEFDGADLAIHRISATPERETTFQ; encoded by the coding sequence ATGGATGCATTCAAAAGCGGAGCGGACGCGCTCTTCATCTTGCTCGGCGGGATCATGATCCTGGCGATGCACGCCGGCTTCGCCTTCCTGGAACTGGGCACGGTACGCCGCAAGAACCAGGTCAACGCGCTGGTGAAAATCCTGATCGACTTCGCCGTCTCCACCATCGCCTACTTCTTCGTCGGCTATGGCATCGCCTACGGCATCCACTTCATGGGCGCCACGAGCACGCTGGTCGCCAAGAACGGCTACGAACTGGTGAAGTTCTTCTTCCTGTTGACGTTCGCCGCCGCGATCCCCGCCATCATCTCGGGCGGCATCGCGGAACGCGCCAAGTTCCACCCACAGATGGCCGCCACCGCCCTGCTCGTGGGCTTCGTCTATCCGCTGTTCGAAGGCATCGCCTGGAACAACCGCTTCGGCATCCAGGACTGGCTCGCATCCAGCTTCGGCGCGTCATTCCACGATTTCGCCGGTTCCGTCGTCGTGCACGCCGTCGGCGGCTGGGCCGCGCTGCCGGCCGTGCTGCTGCTGGGCGCGCGCCGCGGCCGCTACACCAAGGACGGCCGCATCTCGGCGCACCCGCCGTCGAATATCCCGTTCCTCGCGCTGGGCGCGTGGATCCTCACCGTCGGCTGGTTCGGCTTCAACGTGATGAGCGCGCAGACGCTGGACAAGATGAACGGCCTCGTCGCCGTCAACTCGCTGATGGCCCTCGTGGGCGGCACCCTGACCGCCTTCGTGCTGGGCAAGAACGACCCGGGCTTCGTCTACAACGGCCCGTTGGCCGGCCTCGTCGCCGTGTGCGCGGGCTCGGACCTGATGCACCCGATGGGCGCGCTCGTGACGGGCGCGATCGCGGGCGCGATCTTCGTCGTGATGTTCACACTGGCGCAGAACCGCTGGAAGATCGACGACGTGCTGGGCGTGTGGCCCCTGCACGGCCTGTGCGGCGCGTGGGGCGGCATCGCGGCCGGCATCTTCGGCAGCCAGGCGCTGGGAGGACTGGGCGGTGTGTCGCTCGCGTCGCAGATCGTCGGCACCCTGCTGGGCGTGGCCATCGCCGGTATCGGCGGCATCATCGTCTATGGGTTGTTGAAGGCGACCGTCGGGCTGCGCCTGGACGCGGAACAGGAATTCGATGGCGCCGACCTGGCCATCCACCGCATCAGCGCCACGCCGGAACGCGAAACCACGTTCCAGTAA
- a CDS encoding MHYT domain-containing protein, with translation MDRSRPPGGMRLADMLTGYYEAPLVLISILVAIVASYSALSLAGRVAESTGRTRFAWTLGGAIAMGSGIWAMHFVGMLAFRLPIPIAFDIPITLVSLVLPIAASGLALWQVSRTNLGPVRLGVSAVIMGVGINAMHYTGMAAMRMQPGIVYDPLLFALSVLIAMGASALALWIAFRLRRSTPDVWVPRIGAAVVMGFAIVGMHYTGMAAANFPADSVCMAARVGVHRDSLATLVVLATFCVLGLALIASVFDARLEANARILAMSQATSAERQQLLERERIARDEAERLSALKDEFLATLSHELRTPLNAILGWAGMLQRGVKDEATLKRALETIERNARAQGKLIDDLLDMSRIISGTVRLDVQTVDPSRIVEAALGTVHPAAAAKMIALRADLGREPGVLPLEVRADPGRLQQVLWNLLANAVKFTPTGGSVQVLLGRDGNDAVIRVIDSGIGIAPDFLPYVFDRFRQEDASISRQHGGLGLGLSIARQLVELHGGTIAVDSAGAHTGTTFTVRLPLARPSAVAVAGAGVRPATQADDLADLSGVRVLVIDDAPDTLDVLEQILSYSGAATMTAPGAGAALALLEREVPDVIVSDVGMPEVDGFELMRRIRRRAATADIPAIALTAFTRQDDRSKALQAGFTDYLAKPVEPAALAAAIRRAVAAAREA, from the coding sequence GTGGACCGAAGCCGCCCGCCGGGCGGCATGCGTCTGGCCGACATGCTGACCGGATACTACGAAGCCCCACTCGTCCTCATTTCGATCCTCGTCGCGATCGTCGCGTCCTATTCCGCCCTCAGCCTGGCAGGCAGGGTCGCGGAATCCACCGGCCGCACCCGTTTTGCCTGGACCCTGGGCGGCGCGATCGCGATGGGATCCGGGATCTGGGCCATGCACTTCGTCGGGATGCTGGCGTTCCGCCTGCCGATCCCGATCGCCTTTGACATCCCCATCACCCTGGTCTCGCTGGTGCTGCCGATAGCCGCCTCCGGCCTCGCGCTGTGGCAGGTGAGCCGCACGAACCTGGGCCCGGTGCGCCTGGGCGTCAGCGCCGTCATCATGGGCGTCGGCATCAATGCGATGCATTACACGGGCATGGCCGCCATGCGCATGCAGCCGGGGATCGTGTACGACCCGCTGCTGTTCGCGCTGTCCGTCCTGATCGCCATGGGCGCGTCGGCGCTGGCGCTGTGGATCGCCTTCCGGCTGCGCCGCAGCACGCCGGACGTGTGGGTGCCGCGCATCGGCGCCGCCGTCGTGATGGGCTTTGCCATCGTCGGCATGCATTACACCGGCATGGCGGCCGCGAACTTCCCGGCCGACAGCGTGTGCATGGCCGCGCGCGTCGGCGTGCACCGCGACAGCCTCGCCACGCTCGTCGTGCTGGCGACGTTCTGCGTGCTGGGCCTGGCCCTCATCGCGTCCGTGTTCGACGCGCGGCTGGAAGCGAACGCGCGCATCCTCGCGATGTCGCAGGCGACGTCCGCCGAGCGCCAGCAGTTGCTGGAGCGCGAGCGCATCGCGCGCGACGAGGCCGAACGCCTGTCCGCGCTGAAGGACGAATTTCTCGCCACCCTGTCGCACGAGCTGCGCACGCCGCTGAACGCCATCCTCGGCTGGGCCGGCATGTTGCAGCGGGGCGTGAAGGACGAGGCGACGTTGAAACGCGCGCTGGAGACGATCGAACGCAACGCGCGCGCCCAGGGCAAGCTGATCGACGACCTGCTCGACATGAGCCGCATCATTTCCGGCACCGTGCGCCTGGACGTGCAGACGGTCGACCCGTCCCGTATCGTCGAGGCGGCGCTGGGCACCGTGCATCCGGCCGCCGCGGCGAAGATGATCGCCCTGCGCGCCGACCTGGGACGCGAGCCGGGCGTCTTGCCGCTCGAGGTCCGCGCCGATCCGGGCCGGCTGCAGCAGGTGCTGTGGAATCTGCTGGCGAACGCGGTCAAGTTCACGCCGACGGGCGGCAGCGTGCAGGTGCTGCTGGGGCGGGATGGCAACGACGCCGTGATCCGCGTGATCGATTCCGGCATCGGCATCGCGCCGGATTTTCTGCCGTACGTGTTCGACCGCTTCCGCCAGGAGGACGCGTCGATCTCGCGCCAGCACGGCGGCCTGGGACTGGGGTTGTCGATCGCGCGGCAGCTCGTCGAACTGCACGGCGGGACGATTGCCGTGGACAGCGCCGGCGCCCACACGGGCACCACGTTCACGGTGCGCCTGCCGCTGGCGCGTCCGAGCGCCGTCGCGGTAGCCGGCGCGGGCGTGCGCCCGGCAACGCAGGCGGACGACCTGGCTGACCTGTCCGGCGTGCGGGTGCTGGTGATCGACGACGCGCCGGATACGCTCGACGTGCTGGAACAGATCCTGTCGTACAGCGGCGCCGCCACGATGACGGCGCCGGGGGCGGGCGCCGCACTGGCCCTGCTGGAACGCGAGGTGCCGGACGTGATCGTCAGCGACGTGGGCATGCCCGAAGTCGACGGCTTCGAACTGATGCGGCGCATCCGCCGGCGCGCGGCCACGGCGGACATACCTGCCATCGCGCTGACGGCCTTTACGCGCCAGGACGACCGCAGCAAGGCACTGCAGGCCGGTTTTACCGATTATCTCGCCAAGCCCGTGGAGCCGGCGGCGCTGGCGGCCGCGATCCGGCGCGCGGTGGCCGCCGCGCGCGAGGCGTAG
- a CDS encoding Zn-dependent hydrolase, whose translation MNDLRINGTRLWHSLMELARIGATEKGGVKRLALTDLDRQGRDLVVQWAKAEGLAVTIDKIGNVFMRREGTNPSLPPVVTGSHIDTQPTGGKFDGNYGVLAGLEVVRTLNERGIRTEAPIEVAFWTNEEGSRFVPVMMGSGVFCGAFSLETAYAARDVDGKSVGDELKRIGYAGEQVPGDHPIGAYFEAHIEQGPVLEDANTVIGVVPAVMGLSWYDCTVTGMEAHAGPTPMHLRRDALQVATTIMQETVAIANRYPPYGRGTVGMVQVFPNSRNVIPGQVKFSIDLRNVTDDLLNTMHGEIEAFVERTRRETGLAIDLQRVSYYPPCPFHPDCVGAVRAATEKLGYSTMDVVSGAGHDAIYVARLAPAGMIFVPCKDGISHNEIEDAQPGHLEAGCNVLLHAMLERAGIVSTSATGEFVAQK comes from the coding sequence ATGAACGACCTGCGCATCAACGGCACCCGCCTGTGGCACTCCCTGATGGAACTGGCCCGCATCGGCGCCACCGAGAAGGGCGGCGTGAAGCGCCTCGCCCTGACGGACCTCGACCGCCAGGGCCGCGACCTCGTCGTCCAATGGGCCAAAGCGGAAGGCCTCGCCGTCACCATCGATAAAATCGGCAACGTCTTCATGCGCCGCGAGGGCACGAACCCGAGCCTGCCCCCGGTCGTCACGGGCAGCCACATCGACACCCAGCCGACCGGCGGCAAGTTCGACGGCAACTACGGCGTGCTGGCCGGCCTGGAGGTCGTACGTACCCTGAACGAGCGGGGCATCCGCACGGAGGCGCCGATCGAAGTCGCGTTCTGGACGAACGAGGAAGGCTCGCGCTTCGTGCCCGTGATGATGGGCTCCGGCGTATTCTGCGGCGCTTTCAGCCTGGAGACCGCGTATGCGGCGCGCGACGTCGACGGCAAATCCGTCGGCGACGAGCTGAAAAGGATCGGCTACGCGGGCGAGCAGGTGCCGGGCGATCACCCGATCGGCGCCTACTTCGAGGCGCACATCGAACAGGGACCGGTCCTGGAAGACGCGAACACGGTGATCGGCGTCGTGCCCGCCGTGATGGGCCTGTCGTGGTACGACTGCACGGTCACGGGCATGGAAGCGCACGCGGGTCCCACGCCGATGCACCTGCGCCGCGACGCGCTGCAGGTCGCGACGACCATCATGCAGGAGACGGTGGCCATCGCCAACCGCTACCCGCCTTACGGCCGCGGCACCGTGGGCATGGTCCAGGTGTTCCCCAACAGCCGCAACGTGATCCCCGGCCAGGTCAAGTTCAGCATCGACCTGCGCAACGTCACCGACGACCTGCTGAATACGATGCATGGCGAGATCGAGGCATTCGTCGAGCGTACGCGGCGCGAGACGGGCCTGGCCATCGACCTGCAGCGCGTGTCGTACTATCCGCCTTGCCCGTTCCACCCGGATTGCGTGGGTGCCGTCCGCGCGGCGACGGAGAAGCTGGGGTATTCGACGATGGACGTGGTGTCGGGGGCCGGCCACGACGCCATCTACGTGGCGCGGCTGGCCCCCGCCGGCATGATCTTCGTGCCGTGCAAGGACGGCATCAGCCACAACGAGATCGAGGATGCCCAGCCCGGCCACCTGGAAGCCGGCTGCAACGTGCTGCTGCACGCGATGCTGGAGCGGGCCGGGATCGTTTCCACGTCCGCAACCGGGGAGTTTGTTGCTCAAAAGTAA
- the hydA gene encoding dihydropyrimidinase, with product MTILIRGGTVVNADRAFRADVLTEGDRIVAVGENLEAPAHAEVIDAGGQYVMPGGIDPHTHMQLPFMGTVTADDFYTGTAAGLAGGTTTIIDFVIPDPKQRLMDAFQTWRGWAEKAAADYTFHVAVTWWDDTVHEDMGTLVKRHGVNSFKHFMAYKNAIMADDETLVKSFRRALELGAIPTVHAENGELVYQLQRELLAKGIRGPEAHPLSRPPEVEAEAANRAIAIAGVLGTPVYIVHVSCAESLEAIARARARGQRVYGEALAGHLVIDDSVYRHADPEVARAYVMSPPFRSSHHQTALWQGLQGGNLHTTATDHCTFCAGQKGMGADDFTRIPNGCGGVEERMAVVWDAGVNTGRLTPSEFVRVTSTNAAQIFNIYPRKGSVSVGADADVVVWDPQGTRTLSAATQHSKGDFNVFEGRTVRGIATHTVAAGKLVYADGDLRAERGAGRYVERPAFTNNV from the coding sequence ATGACCATCCTGATCCGTGGCGGTACCGTCGTGAACGCGGACCGCGCGTTCCGTGCCGATGTGCTCACCGAAGGCGACAGGATCGTCGCCGTGGGCGAGAACCTGGAAGCGCCCGCGCACGCGGAGGTGATCGATGCCGGCGGCCAGTACGTGATGCCCGGCGGGATCGACCCGCACACGCACATGCAGCTGCCGTTCATGGGCACGGTCACCGCCGACGATTTCTATACCGGCACGGCGGCGGGCCTCGCGGGCGGCACGACGACGATCATCGATTTCGTCATCCCCGACCCAAAACAGCGCCTGATGGACGCGTTCCAGACATGGCGCGGCTGGGCCGAGAAGGCCGCGGCCGACTACACGTTCCACGTGGCGGTCACGTGGTGGGACGACACGGTGCACGAAGACATGGGCACGCTCGTCAAGCGCCATGGCGTGAACAGCTTCAAGCACTTCATGGCGTACAAGAACGCCATCATGGCCGACGACGAGACGCTGGTGAAAAGCTTCCGCCGCGCGCTCGAACTGGGCGCGATCCCGACCGTGCACGCGGAGAATGGCGAGCTGGTCTACCAGTTGCAGCGCGAACTGCTGGCGAAGGGTATCCGCGGGCCGGAAGCGCATCCGCTGTCGCGCCCACCGGAAGTGGAAGCCGAAGCGGCCAACCGCGCGATCGCCATCGCGGGCGTCCTCGGCACGCCCGTCTACATCGTGCACGTGTCGTGCGCCGAATCGCTGGAGGCCATCGCGCGCGCCCGCGCGCGCGGCCAGCGCGTGTACGGCGAGGCGCTGGCGGGCCACCTCGTCATCGACGACAGCGTGTACCGCCACGCCGACCCGGAGGTCGCGCGCGCCTACGTGATGAGTCCCCCGTTCCGCTCCAGCCACCACCAGACGGCGCTGTGGCAGGGTCTCCAGGGCGGCAACCTGCACACGACGGCGACTGACCACTGCACGTTCTGCGCCGGCCAGAAAGGGATGGGCGCGGACGATTTCACTCGCATCCCGAACGGTTGCGGCGGCGTCGAGGAACGCATGGCCGTCGTGTGGGATGCGGGCGTGAACACGGGACGTTTGACGCCGTCCGAATTCGTGCGCGTGACGTCGACGAATGCGGCCCAGATCTTCAATATCTATCCGCGCAAGGGCTCTGTGTCCGTGGGCGCGGATGCGGACGTCGTCGTGTGGGACCCGCAGGGGACGCGCACGCTGTCGGCCGCCACGCAGCATTCGAAGGGCGACTTCAACGTGTTCGAAGGGCGCACGGTGCGGGGGATTGCCACGCACACGGTGGCGGCCGGGAAGCTCGTGTATGCGGATGGGGACCTGCGTGCGGAACGTGGGGCGGGGCGATATGTCGAAAGGCCGGCATTCACCAATAACGTATGA
- a CDS encoding NCS1 family nucleobase:cation symporter-1 produces the protein MSPDPATNQDLWNEDLAPTSAAQRTWRWYHFAALWVGMVMCIPAYTLSASLIEAGMSAYQAVFTVFLANAIVLLPMLLIGHAGTKYGIPYAVLARAAFGTRGARLPALMRAIVACGWYGIQTWFGGSMIYTLLGVLAGHEIGGAKLAGLGINGAQLLCFLAFWTIQFYFIVHGMDSIRKLETYTAPLKIAICFVLLGWVYQKAGGFGPLLDAPSQFVEGGKKAGQFWPTFWPSLTAMVGFWATLALNIPDFTRFARTQRDQILGQSVGLPVPMGLLAALAVIVTSATVVLYGKALWDPVDLASRMTGAAVLIALIVLLVDTVSVNLAANLVGPAYDFSALAPRHISYRTGGYITAGIALAMMPWKILESTQGYIFTWLIGYSALLGPIAGVLIIDYYLIRRTELAVDHLYKDDGIYSYRGGWNLAAIVAFVAGVVPNIPGFMNAAFPESFPDVGAAFKTLYTYAWFVGIAISAVVYGLMMKGRAAPALHPARSLD, from the coding sequence ATGAGCCCAGACCCAGCAACGAACCAGGACCTCTGGAACGAAGACCTCGCACCGACGAGCGCCGCGCAGCGCACGTGGCGCTGGTATCACTTCGCCGCCCTGTGGGTCGGCATGGTGATGTGCATCCCGGCCTATACGCTGTCGGCCAGCCTGATCGAGGCCGGCATGTCCGCGTACCAGGCCGTGTTCACCGTGTTCCTCGCGAACGCCATCGTGCTGCTGCCGATGCTGCTGATCGGCCACGCCGGCACCAAGTACGGCATCCCGTACGCCGTGCTGGCGCGCGCCGCGTTCGGTACGCGCGGCGCGCGGCTGCCCGCCTTGATGCGCGCCATCGTCGCGTGCGGCTGGTACGGCATCCAGACGTGGTTCGGCGGCAGCATGATCTACACGCTGCTGGGCGTGCTGGCCGGGCACGAGATCGGCGGCGCGAAGCTGGCCGGCCTGGGCATCAACGGTGCCCAGCTGCTGTGCTTCCTCGCGTTCTGGACGATCCAGTTCTATTTCATCGTGCACGGCATGGATTCGATCCGCAAGCTGGAGACGTACACGGCGCCGCTGAAGATCGCGATCTGTTTCGTGCTGCTCGGCTGGGTGTACCAGAAAGCGGGCGGGTTCGGCCCGCTGCTGGACGCGCCGTCGCAATTCGTCGAAGGCGGCAAGAAGGCCGGCCAGTTCTGGCCCACGTTCTGGCCGTCGCTGACGGCGATGGTCGGGTTCTGGGCCACGCTCGCGCTGAACATCCCCGACTTCACCCGCTTCGCGCGCACGCAGCGCGACCAGATCCTGGGGCAGTCCGTCGGCCTGCCCGTGCCGATGGGTTTATTGGCCGCGCTCGCGGTCATCGTCACGTCGGCCACCGTCGTCCTGTACGGCAAGGCGTTGTGGGACCCGGTCGACCTGGCCAGCCGCATGACGGGCGCCGCCGTGCTGATCGCGCTGATCGTACTGCTCGTCGACACGGTGAGCGTCAACCTGGCGGCCAACCTCGTCGGCCCGGCCTACGACTTTTCCGCGCTGGCGCCGCGCCACATCTCGTACCGCACGGGCGGCTACATCACGGCCGGCATCGCGCTGGCGATGATGCCGTGGAAGATCCTGGAGTCGACGCAGGGCTATATCTTCACGTGGCTGATCGGCTATTCCGCGCTGCTTGGGCCCATCGCGGGCGTGCTGATCATCGACTACTACCTGATCCGCCGCACGGAACTGGCCGTCGACCATCTCTACAAGGACGACGGTATCTACAGCTATCGCGGCGGCTGGAACCTGGCCGCGATCGTCGCCTTCGTCGCCGGCGTGGTGCCGAACATCCCGGGGTTCATGAACGCGGCCTTTCCGGAATCGTTCCCGGACGTGGGCGCCGCGTTCAAAACCCTGTACACCTATGCGTGGTTCGTCGGGATCGCGATTTCCGCGGTCGTGTACGGCCTCATGATGAAGGGCAGGGCGGCGCCGGCGCTGCATCCGGCCCGCTCGCTCGACTGA
- the preA gene encoding NAD-dependent dihydropyrimidine dehydrogenase subunit PreA has protein sequence MADLSIDFCGIKSPNPFWLASAPPTDKAYNVVRAFEAGWGGVVWKTLGEDPPAVNVSSRYSALHGKNREVIGFNNIELITDRSLEINLREITAVKKAWPDRALVVSMMLPCEEAPWREILPLVEATGADGIELNFGCPHGMPERGMGAAVGQQPDLIEQVTRWCKMYTRLPVIVKLTPNITDVRAPARAALAGGADAVSLINTINSITHLDLDRMVAFPAVGNASTHGGYCGTAVKPIALNMVAEIARDPVTKGLPISGIGGIGNWRDAAEFIALGAGSVQVCTAAMLHGFRIVEEMKDGLSRWMDSKGYENIAAFSRKAVPNTTDWKYLDMNYQVIAHIDQDKCIQCGRCHVACEDTSHQAIARLVDGNARKYEVIDQECVGCNLCEITCPVEGCITMVPQQTGKPYMNWTEDPRNPRAEVLV, from the coding sequence ATGGCCGACCTGAGCATCGATTTCTGCGGCATCAAGTCGCCGAACCCTTTCTGGCTGGCGTCCGCACCGCCGACCGACAAGGCCTATAACGTCGTGCGCGCCTTCGAGGCGGGGTGGGGCGGCGTCGTGTGGAAGACGCTGGGCGAGGATCCGCCGGCCGTCAACGTGTCGTCGCGCTACTCCGCGCTGCATGGGAAGAACCGCGAAGTCATCGGCTTCAACAACATCGAACTGATCACCGACCGGAGCCTCGAGATCAACCTGCGCGAGATCACGGCCGTCAAGAAGGCGTGGCCGGACCGGGCGCTGGTCGTGTCGATGATGCTGCCGTGCGAGGAAGCGCCGTGGCGCGAGATCCTGCCGCTCGTCGAGGCGACGGGCGCGGACGGCATCGAACTGAACTTCGGCTGCCCGCACGGCATGCCCGAGCGCGGCATGGGCGCGGCGGTGGGCCAGCAGCCCGACCTGATCGAACAGGTCACGCGCTGGTGCAAGATGTACACGCGGCTGCCGGTGATCGTCAAGCTGACGCCCAACATCACCGACGTGCGTGCCCCTGCGCGCGCGGCGCTGGCGGGCGGGGCGGATGCCGTCTCGCTGATCAACACCATCAATTCGATCACGCACCTCGACCTGGACCGCATGGTCGCGTTCCCGGCCGTCGGCAACGCGAGCACGCACGGCGGTTATTGCGGCACGGCCGTGAAACCCATCGCGCTGAACATGGTGGCCGAGATCGCGCGCGATCCGGTGACGAAGGGCCTGCCGATCTCCGGCATCGGCGGCATCGGCAACTGGCGCGACGCGGCCGAGTTCATCGCACTGGGCGCCGGTTCGGTGCAGGTGTGCACCGCCGCGATGCTCCACGGCTTCCGCATCGTCGAGGAGATGAAGGACGGGCTGTCGCGTTGGATGGACAGTAAAGGCTATGAAAACATCGCCGCGTTCTCGCGCAAGGCCGTGCCGAACACGACGGACTGGAAATACCTGGACATGAATTACCAGGTCATCGCGCACATCGACCAGGACAAGTGCATCCAGTGCGGCCGCTGCCACGTGGCGTGCGAGGACACGTCGCACCAGGCGATCGCGCGGCTCGTCGACGGCAATGCGCGCAAGTACGAGGTGATCGACCAGGAATGCGTCGGGTGCAACCTGTGCGAGATCACCTGTCCGGTCGAGGGCTGCATCACGATGGTGCCGCAGCAGACGGGCAAGCCCTACATGAACTGGACGGAGGATCCGCGGAACCCGAGGGCGGAAGTCCTGGTGTAG
- a CDS encoding NAD(P)-dependent oxidoreductase encodes MIESLHHLPLPTGTHGALSERFTDLAPALTARQAAIESARCLYCYDAPCTRACPTGIDVASFIRNIHDGNVEGAAVNILRQNIFGGSCSRVCPTEILCEDACVRNNDAEGQPVKIGLLQRHAIDNAHFADHPFQRAPSTGRTIAVVGAGPAGLSCAHRLAMLGHDVVVFEAREKAGGLNEYGIAKYKLPGDFAQREVDFLLSIGGIEIQYGRILGGNLHLQDLHTRYDAVFLGLGLGASRRLGLTGEDAPGLAAAVDYIATLRQAADLAALPVPKRAVVIGAGNTAVDMAVQIGRLGADEVTLVYRRGVEAMSATGHEIEIAKTNGVRIRTWAAPHEILLDDAGRVRGMRFEETRLEDGRLAGTGAFVDIAADAVFKAIGQHMDNDALSDPLALELERSGKAGEMKINVDARFRTKLPGVYAGGDCVAPGQDLTVQAVQHGKLAALAIHDDILSKAEA; translated from the coding sequence ATGATCGAGTCACTCCACCACCTGCCGCTCCCCACCGGCACGCACGGGGCCCTGTCCGAGCGCTTCACGGACCTGGCCCCGGCGCTGACGGCCCGCCAGGCCGCCATCGAAAGCGCGCGCTGCCTGTACTGTTATGACGCGCCCTGTACCCGCGCGTGCCCGACTGGCATCGACGTCGCGAGCTTCATCCGCAACATCCACGACGGCAATGTGGAAGGCGCCGCCGTCAACATCCTCAGGCAGAACATCTTCGGCGGCAGCTGTTCGCGCGTGTGTCCGACGGAGATCCTGTGCGAGGACGCCTGCGTGCGCAATAACGATGCCGAAGGCCAGCCCGTGAAGATCGGCCTGCTGCAGCGCCACGCCATCGACAACGCGCATTTCGCCGATCACCCGTTCCAGCGCGCGCCTTCGACCGGCAGGACGATCGCCGTTGTCGGCGCCGGCCCGGCCGGTCTGTCGTGCGCGCACCGGCTCGCGATGCTGGGCCATGACGTCGTCGTGTTCGAGGCGCGCGAGAAGGCCGGTGGGCTGAACGAATACGGCATCGCCAAGTACAAGCTGCCGGGCGACTTCGCCCAGCGCGAGGTGGACTTCCTGCTGTCCATCGGCGGTATCGAGATCCAGTACGGCCGCATCCTGGGCGGCAACCTGCACCTGCAGGACCTGCACACGCGCTACGACGCCGTGTTCCTCGGCCTCGGCCTCGGCGCGAGCCGCCGCCTCGGCCTCACGGGCGAGGATGCGCCGGGCCTCGCGGCCGCCGTCGACTACATCGCGACGTTGCGCCAGGCGGCGGACCTTGCGGCGCTGCCGGTGCCGAAGCGCGCCGTCGTGATCGGCGCCGGCAACACGGCCGTCGACATGGCCGTGCAGATCGGACGACTCGGCGCGGACGAGGTCACGCTCGTGTACCGCCGCGGTGTCGAGGCCATGAGCGCCACCGGCCACGAGATCGAGATCGCGAAGACGAACGGTGTGCGCATCCGCACGTGGGCGGCGCCGCACGAGATCCTGCTGGACGATGCGGGCCGCGTGCGCGGCATGCGCTTCGAAGAAACGCGGCTGGAAGACGGCCGCCTTGCCGGCACGGGCGCCTTCGTCGACATCGCGGCCGATGCCGTGTTCAAGGCCATCGGCCAGCACATGGACAACGATGCATTGTCCGACCCGCTTGCCCTCGAACTGGAACGCAGCGGCAAGGCGGGAGAAATGAAGATCAACGTCGATGCCCGGTTCCGCACGAAGCTGCCGGGCGTGTACGCCGGGGGCGACTGCGTGGCGCCGGGGCAGGACCTGACGGTGCAGGCCGTCCAGCACGGCAAGCTGGCCGCGCTGGCGATCCATGACGACATCCTTTCCAAAGCGGAGGCATGA